CCGCTACCGCAGGCTCGGCGAGGCGGGCATGACCGACCGCTCCAGCCGCCCGCACGCCAGCCCACGCCAGACGTCGACACGTACCGAGCGGCGGATCATCAAGGTGCGCGTACTGCGCCGCTGGGGCCCCGCACGGATCGCGAGCCTTCTGCGGCTGGCGCCCTCCACCGTGCACCGGGTACTCACCCGCTACGGCCTGGCCCGCCTCACGCATCTGGACCGGGCCACCGGCCGCGTCATACGCCGCTACGAACGCGCCAGGCCCGGCGAGCTCGTCCACGTCGACATCAAGAAGCTCGGCAATATCCCCGACGGTGGCGGCCACAAGATCCTTGGCCGCCAAGCGGGCCGCAAGACCCGCTCCGGCGCCGGCTACAGCTACCTGCACACCGCCGTCGACGACCACTCCCGCCTGGCCTACAGCGAGATTTTCACCGACGAGAAGAAAGAGACCGCCGTCGCCTTCTGGATCCGGGCGCAGGCGTTCTTCGCCTCGTGCGGGATCACCGTCGAGCGCGTGCTGACCGACAACGGCTCCTGCTACAAGTCCCGTCTGTGGCGCGATGCCCTGGCGGCGGCCGGGATCACCCACAAGCGAACCCGGCCCTACCGACCCCAGACGAACGGCAAGGTCGAACGCTTCAACCGCACCCTGCTCGATGAGTGGGCCTACGCCCGCCCTTACCGCTCAGAGCAGGAACGACGCGACGCCTTCCCTGACTGGCTGCACACCTACAATCACCACCGCGGACACACCGCGCTGAAAGGCCAACCACCCGCCAGCCGCGTCCCCAACCTCACAGGGCAATACATCTAGGCCGGGGGCAAGAACCCGCTATGCGGCAGTTGCCCGGGACGCCACACGGCCCAGGCCCACAGCCCAAAGCACCAATGTCAGCAGGTGCTCGGGAAGCAGACCGGTACGAGGCTCGGGCTGTACGAGCAGCGTGGGATTGCCCGTAGATGTCCGTCGGGCGGCCCAGTCGTGATCGAGGGCGGTGAAGTCGTCGTCGATCCAGACGACCGGGGCGTTGCCGAGCCAGGTGTCGACGGAGTCCCGCTTCCACAGGTAGCCGTCGGGGTGGCTGGTGGTGATGTTCGGGCGGGGTAGGTCGACGAAGGGCAGCGACGGAAGGCCGAGGAGCGGCCCGATGAGGGTGGTGGCGTCCTGGCGCCAGCTGGTGCACCAGACCGGGGTGACCAGGCCGGACCGGATCACGTCCATGAGCATGGGGCCGTGGACTGGGTTGAGCCAGACCGTGACCGGGTCGTCGGCCGTACGCCCGGCAGGGACGACGTCATGGCGAATGTGTGTCGCCGGGGTCGTCCCGTCGGCGGCGGGGAAGGGGATGAGGACGCCATCGATGTCGAGGAGCAAGTAGGGAGCGCGCATCGGTTCCTCCGAGGAGGGGCTGGGAGCGTGCGGTGCCGGACTATGGTTCAGGCCCTGCGGGCGGTGATGAGAAGCGTGGTCGGCCACTGGCCGAGCCGGACGTCGTGGAACTCCTGGGCCGAGGCGAGTACGAGTCCCGCGTGGTTCAGATGCTTCTCCCAGCGGTCTGCGTCGAAGTCCCAGCGGGCAATGGGCAGGCGGGTGAGGTCGGGGAGCATGACGTAGTCCCGCTGGGGCCGGTCGCTGACAGAAGGACGCATGCCACGACGTCGGGGGTGCGGCACGGAGAAGGCGAGTGAGCAGCCGGGTTTGAGGTGCTGGGTGATGGCCGGGAATAGAAGTTCGGGCGCCACGAGGCCGACTGCGCCGAAGACCGAGTAGATCGCGTCGAACTGCTCGCCGGACGCCTGGAGGTAGTGCAGGGCGTGGCCAGTGGTGAAGGCGAGGTTGGGCAGGCGTCCGTAGTGTGAGCGGGCGCGGCGGATCTGGAGGCCGACCAGGTCGACGGCAGTGACCTGGGCGTCGTGGTGGGTGGCGAGGTGGGCTGCATTGTGGCCGGGGCCGCAGCCAAGTTCGAGTATGTGTTTGCCACGCAGGTCCGGGCCGAGGAGCTCGGCGCCGGGGCCGCTGCCTGGGCGGGTGGTCCACTCCATACGGGCCGATGCGGCGAGCGGTTCGGCGCGGCCGGACGCGGTGCGCTGGCGGGCGTGGACGTGCCATGGGGAAGCCTGGGCGAGCACCTAGACCTCCAGGAGCTGTAGGACATCGGTCAGGTGTCGGCGTACGACCTTGATGTACGCGGGGTCGGTGGCCGGGTCGTTGATCCAGCGGATGGACTGCTCCATGAACCACTCCACCGCCCACATGCGGTGCCAGCCCAACGCCCACCGCTCGGCGGGCAGGCCGCCCCGCTGGGCAAGGACGCCGGCGCTCCCGCCCTCGACGACGTACTGATCGAGGAAGGCCCTCAGACGTACCGGATCGGGGTCTTCGATGGTGCCGTGCCAGCTAGCGAGGTCGAGGAGGCCAGGGCCGGTGAAGGCGCGGGCGAAGTCCAGGAGTCGCCAGCCGCGCTCACCGATGTGAAGGCTGGTGGGGTGGAACTCGGAGTGCACCCAGCCGAACGGTTCCAGCGTGGCCTCTGTCGCGCGTGCTCCGGCCGCCTGAGCGATCCGGTCGAGGGCGTCCTCGACGTCGTCCGCGTCCTGCCACCGTTCTGCCTTGCGGAGCTGATCGAGGTGATCCAGGGCCCGGCTGGGCAAGGCCCGCAAGCCTCCTCGGTCGAGGACGGGCAGAGCGGCGGCCTGGCGCGTGCGGTGCAGGACCACAGCTGCGGCTGCGCCGTCGAGGTCGTCGGCCTCGCGGATGGGCGTGCCGAGGTCTTCGAGGAGCATCCCGAGCCAGCCGTCCAGGACCGCGGAAGCGTGCAGTTCCGGTACCGGGACGCCGAGCTTGTGCGCCAGCCTGAGCGCCTGGGCCTCACCGTCGAACGGCCTCTGCGCGTACTTGAAGATCGCGGTGGTGCCGTCGGGGAAAGTCAGACGCTCCACGCCGGACATGGACCACACGCGGACCGCCGCTCGTTCGGGCTGAGGCTGGTCGGTGAGGGTGAGCAGGCTGCCGAGGAGTTCGGCATTGAGCTTCGCGTCCATGGGGGCTCCGATGCGGTTGGTGGTGTCCGGGGCGGGCGAGAGTGAGCCGGCCCGCCCCGGAGCCGGTCGGTGAGGGTTACGCGGCGGAGCTGGTCACGCGGTGGGCGTAGACCTGCTCGATCCACCCGGCCTTGAACTGGGTGAGGTCGTCACGGAAATTGGCCATCGACGCACCGTAGGGCGCGACGACGCCACCGGACTGGTCCGGTACGGACTGGCAGCCGTGCACGAGCCGCCCGCCGAGGGCGGCGTGGGCCTTGATGGACTCGATGCGGCGGTGCTCGTTGAACCAACCGCCGTGATACACCTCGTCCAGCAGGCCGCCCATCTCGTCGTCCAGGTCGAAGACAACGGAGGTGGCGGCCGGGAAGAACCAGCACGGGCCGACGTTCGAGATGTGCCCGTCCAACTCGACCTTGTTCAGGGCCATGAACGTGGCCGCCTCGCGCAGCATCCGCAGGTGGGCGGCGGTGATCTGCGGCAGGCCGAGTCCGGCGAGGTGCTCGTCGCGGAAGAGGTACGCGTACACCTCGTACGCGGTGGCCAGGACCCGAGTCGCATCCGATGTGGACTCGCCGTGCTCCTTGATGAAGCCGAGGGCGAGCTGCTCGACCGCGCTCTCGGTCGTCTCGTCCACGTCCAGGAGCTGCGACTTGACCAGCTCCCAGTCGGCGACGAGCCAGGTGTTGGAGCCGAAGCGGAAGAAGTACTCGGCCGGTTCGATGGTGATGCGCCGGCCCTCGACCTGGATGCCGGGCAGGCGGCTCCAGCGCTCGTCGAAGGCGCTCGGCAGCTCGACCGTGATGGCCGTGGCGTCGATGATGGTCAACGGTGTCTCCGTCTCTGTTCGCCCGGGTTCGGGCACAGCAATGCCCGGACCCGGAGCAGGTGCACGGAACTTGGGGAGCCGCCCGGCCAAGTGAGGAGCCTGGATCACGGTCGGAGTCTGGAACCGTTCCGGGCGGCTGCCATTAAGTGAACCGGCCGTCACGCACTGTGGGTACGGTGAAGGGCACGCCAAGCGGTATACGCGGTATACAGCTCCGGAACGGAGGCGATCGTGGCAGCACTGAGGAAGCCCAACCCCCGCCTGCGCGAGACCATCGACGCCGTCGGCTGCACGTATGAGGCCCTGGCCAAGGACGTACGCCGCATTGCCGCCGAGAACGGCGAGATGCTCCAGACCAACAAGGCGGCCATCTCCCACTGGGCCAACGGTGTCCGGCGCCCCACCGGCCGGACCGGCCATTACCTCGCCGAAGCGCTCTCGCGCCGTGCGGGTCGCACCATCACGCAAACCGAGATCGGCCTTCAGGAGACCGAGTCCGCAACCGCCGCCGAGTCGGACCCGGTGATCGCCGCCACCGACCTCGGCCGTGCAGACGTCGAACGCCGCCGCTTCCTGGCTGTCGCCGCCTTCTCCACCGCTGGCGTCGCCATGCCTCTTGCGTACGACCACGAGGCGACCGCCCGTGTGCTCCGCGCCCGCACCGGCCGTACCCTGGTCGGCGCGGAGGACGTCGAGGTAGTACGCCAGATCACGGCGGCCTTCAGCGCAGCCGACGAACGCCTGGGTGGCGGCCACGGCCTGACCACCGTCACGGCCT
The nucleotide sequence above comes from Streptomyces sp. TS71-3. Encoded proteins:
- a CDS encoding IS481 family transposase, translated to MPHRNAPLTETGRLRLARCVVEDNWPLRRAAERFQVSPTTAQRWADRYRRLGEAGMTDRSSRPHASPRQTSTRTERRIIKVRVLRRWGPARIASLLRLAPSTVHRVLTRYGLARLTHLDRATGRVIRRYERARPGELVHVDIKKLGNIPDGGGHKILGRQAGRKTRSGAGYSYLHTAVDDHSRLAYSEIFTDEKKETAVAFWIRAQAFFASCGITVERVLTDNGSCYKSRLWRDALAAAGITHKRTRPYRPQTNGKVERFNRTLLDEWAYARPYRSEQERRDAFPDWLHTYNHHRGHTALKGQPPASRVPNLTGQYI
- a CDS encoding HAD domain-containing protein gives rise to the protein MRAPYLLLDIDGVLIPFPAADGTTPATHIRHDVVPAGRTADDPVTVWLNPVHGPMLMDVIRSGLVTPVWCTSWRQDATTLIGPLLGLPSLPFVDLPRPNITTSHPDGYLWKRDSVDTWLGNAPVVWIDDDFTALDHDWAARRTSTGNPTLLVQPEPRTGLLPEHLLTLVLWAVGLGRVASRATAA
- a CDS encoding class I SAM-dependent methyltransferase; the protein is MLAQASPWHVHARQRTASGRAEPLAASARMEWTTRPGSGPGAELLGPDLRGKHILELGCGPGHNAAHLATHHDAQVTAVDLVGLQIRRARSHYGRLPNLAFTTGHALHYLQASGEQFDAIYSVFGAVGLVAPELLFPAITQHLKPGCSLAFSVPHPRRRGMRPSVSDRPQRDYVMLPDLTRLPIARWDFDADRWEKHLNHAGLVLASAQEFHDVRLGQWPTTLLITARRA
- a CDS encoding phosphotransferase — translated: MDAKLNAELLGSLLTLTDQPQPERAAVRVWSMSGVERLTFPDGTTAIFKYAQRPFDGEAQALRLAHKLGVPVPELHASAVLDGWLGMLLEDLGTPIREADDLDGAAAAVVLHRTRQAAALPVLDRGGLRALPSRALDHLDQLRKAERWQDADDVEDALDRIAQAAGARATEATLEPFGWVHSEFHPTSLHIGERGWRLLDFARAFTGPGLLDLASWHGTIEDPDPVRLRAFLDQYVVEGGSAGVLAQRGGLPAERWALGWHRMWAVEWFMEQSIRWINDPATDPAYIKVVRRHLTDVLQLLEV